One window of the Cryptomeria japonica chromosome 7, Sugi_1.0, whole genome shotgun sequence genome contains the following:
- the LOC131045435 gene encoding cytochrome P450 750A1-like, with protein sequence MAIIEIPQIRAEQLSSQTTALALVFVVLVWVLYCFKKNSKLPPGPTPWPIIGNLHQLGRLPHRNLYELSKKYGPVMLLRFGPKPCVVVSSSAMAKEFLKTHDLVFANRPRSAAGEHIAYNYKNLGMCSYGVYWRHMRKICVIELLSAKRIESFRFTREEEISLAVKSVWERSKQGTVTVNVSKTLLEITSAIIWRMLTGTRFADDDVSGSGGDLRDMVREITSTMADVNIGDLFPYIDWMDLQGIKKRMKKAHNFFDGIAERIIDEHVKQRRRALDENREWTKDIIDVLLDVAESQTLEIEITRENIKAILSDLFIGGMETTTTTLEWAMTTLIRHPLVAVKLQEEIDSVVEKDRMVTESDLPNMDYLQCVLKESLRLYLPGPLLLPHESSQACTVGPQGYVIPAKTKLIINAWAIARDPTVWEDAEEFKPERFMGSKTFDYQGQEFDMLPFGAGRRRCPGGHMAMGQMSLIIAQLWHCFDWRVEGNAADLDMTEEFGATVPRKFNLFAFPSLKLSTSF encoded by the exons ATGGCTATCATTGAAATTCCTCAAATAAGGGCAGAGCAACTTTCGAGTCAGACAACTGCTCTAGCATTAGTTTTTGTAGTCCTTGTGTGGGTATTATACTGCTTCAAGAAGAATTCTAAGTTGCCTCCAGGGCCAACCCCATGGCCAATTATAGGAAACCTCCATCAGCTTGGTAGGCTTCCACACCGTAATTTATACGAGCTCTCAAAAAAATATGGACCTGTGATGCTCTTAAGATTCGGGCCTAAGCCCTGTGTTGTGGTCTCTTCTTCTGCCATGGCGAAGGAGTTTTTGAAAACTCATGATTTAGTGTTTGCCAACAGACCCCGTTCTGCTGCTGGAGAACACATTGCTTACAACTATAAGAACTTGGGTATGTGCTCCTATGGGGTTTACTGGAGACACATGAGAAAGATATGTGTGATAGAGTTGCTGAGTGCAAAGCGAATTGAGTCTTTTCGGTTTACAAGGGAGGAGGAGATTTCTCTGGCTGTGAAGTCTGTTTGGGAGAGAAGCAAGCAGGGGACTGTCACTGTGAATGTTAGCAAGACTTTGTTGGAGATCACCTCTGCTATAATTTGGAGAATGCTGACTGGGACAAGATTTGCTGATGATGATGTGAGTGGGAGTGGTGGTGACCTCAGAGATATGGTGAGGGAGATTACCAGCACTATGGCTGATGTTAACATTGGGGACCTTTTTCCTTACATAGATTGGATGGACCTGCAAGGTATCAAGAAACGGATGAAGAAGGCACACAATTTTTTTGACGGGATTGCTGAGAGAATTATTGATGAACATGTTAAGCAGAGGAGAAGGGCTTTGGATGAGAACAGGGAGTGGACTAAGGATATAATTGATGTGCTACTTGATGTTGCAGAATCGCAGACTTTGGAGATCGAAATCACAAGAGAAAATATCAAAGCCATTCTCTCT GATCTGTTCATTGGTGGAATGGAGACAACGACAACCACCTTGGAATGGGCAATGACGACACTCATCAGACACCCCTTGGTAGCCGTGAAACTGCAGGAAGAAATTGATTCTGTAGTAGAGAAAGACCGCATGGTAACTGAATCTGATCTACCCAACATGGACTACTTGCAATGTGTGCTTAAAGAGTCCCTGAGACTGTACCTGCCAGGGCCATTGTTGCTCCCACATGAATCTAGCCAAGCTTGCACTGTAGGACCACAAGGATATGTTATACCTGCAAAGACAAAGCTTATTATCAATGCCTGGGCCATTGCAAGGGACCCAACCGTGTGGGAAGATGCTGAGGAATTCAAACCTGAAAGATTCATGGGCAGTAAGACTTTTGATTACCAAGGGCAGGAGTTTGATATGCTGCCTTTTGGGGCTGGGAGGAGGAGATGCCCTGGTGGGCATATGGCCATGGGGCAGATGTCCCTTATTATAGCTCAGCTCTGGCACTGCTTTGACTGGAGAGTTGAAGGCAATGCTGCTGATTTGGATATGACTGAAGAGTTTGGAGCCACAGTGCCAAGAAAATTCAATCTTTTTGCCTTCCCTTCGCTGAAATTGTCTACAAGCTTCTAG